One stretch of Corallococcus exiguus DNA includes these proteins:
- the mltG gene encoding endolytic transglycosylase MltG gives MKKILVALLVLIVLAVAGAGGVFMHFQNATTAPHAAADPAPKEFVVKKGASARSLGQQLQSQGFLENPAVWRFHLWRRGSLNVKAGRFMLNPTASVAELANALEGQPLPEDVPFAMIEGWRLRDTDQVLAAQGLIKPGEYIAAASRTSSFAAPFPLPVRSLEGYLYPETYGIIADNFKVEAFIQRQIDTFRARFYDEHKDEIAKSGRSLHDIVVMASMLEREEPVPSQRALVAGILWKRVDKGFPLGVDATSRYELAEWNDRKAFLKRLRDNSDPWNSRTRAGLPPGPIGAPTVDSLLAALRPVKSDFWYYLHDAQKVLHPSRNAQEHEALRAKYNVY, from the coding sequence ATGAAGAAGATCCTGGTCGCGCTCCTCGTGCTCATCGTCCTGGCGGTCGCGGGTGCAGGCGGCGTGTTCATGCACTTCCAGAACGCCACCACCGCTCCGCACGCAGCCGCGGATCCGGCTCCCAAGGAGTTCGTGGTGAAGAAGGGCGCGTCCGCGCGCTCGCTGGGCCAGCAGCTCCAGTCCCAGGGCTTCCTGGAGAATCCCGCCGTGTGGCGCTTCCACCTGTGGCGCCGGGGCAGCCTCAACGTGAAGGCGGGCCGCTTCATGCTCAACCCCACGGCGTCCGTGGCGGAGCTGGCCAACGCCCTGGAGGGCCAGCCGCTTCCGGAGGACGTGCCCTTCGCGATGATCGAAGGCTGGCGCCTGCGCGACACCGACCAGGTGCTCGCCGCCCAGGGACTCATCAAGCCGGGCGAGTACATCGCCGCGGCCAGCCGCACGAGCAGCTTCGCCGCGCCGTTCCCGCTGCCCGTGCGCAGCCTGGAGGGCTACCTCTACCCGGAGACGTACGGGATCATCGCGGACAACTTCAAGGTGGAGGCGTTCATCCAGCGGCAGATCGACACCTTCCGCGCCCGCTTCTACGACGAGCACAAGGACGAGATCGCCAAGAGCGGCCGGTCACTGCACGACATCGTCGTGATGGCCTCCATGCTGGAGCGCGAGGAGCCGGTGCCCTCCCAGCGCGCGCTCGTCGCGGGCATCCTCTGGAAGCGCGTGGACAAGGGCTTCCCACTGGGCGTGGACGCCACCAGCCGCTACGAACTGGCGGAGTGGAACGACCGCAAGGCGTTCCTCAAGCGGCTGCGGGACAACTCGGATCCGTGGAACTCGCGCACCCGCGCGGGCCTGCCGCCGGGCCCCATTGGCGCGCCCACGGTGGACTCGCTGCTCGCCGCGCTGCGGCCGGTGAAGAGCGACTTCTGGTACTACCTGCATGACGCGCAGAAGGTCCTGCACCCGTCGCGCAACGCGCAGGAGCACGAAGCGCTTCGAGCCAAGTACAACGTGTACTGA
- a CDS encoding sensor histidine kinase, which produces MASPLLDPSRVSTPPAGAEVALREEVAQLRQEAERLRRLLETAAQVTWSTNPARDALAPISPSWTTFTGQTEEQMRNQGWLLALHPDDRAGALAAWERAREGTQPFATRYRLRRVDGAYVWMLARSIPVLGPDGSVHEWVGTCIDIQAQVLGEERAAFLARASELFASSLDASATQESLASLANLSVSALADWCIVDVLRADGHFERVQVVSADPSQAPLAATVQRLTPVPRERPVYPPAVALATGRSTLATEVTDAVMQSVAQDADHLETMRRVGIRSLLTVPIMARGHILGALSFLVTTSSRRYGDEDLRFAQELANLAGLAVDNARLLQGAREAIRLRDEFLSVASHELKTPLTPLSLKLQALSRAVKSHPDSPLVPIIEAHVETGHRQVRRLTELMNDLLDVSRISAGTFRLQREEVDVAEVVREVAATFAPRFVLEHCEFQVEAPESVRGCFDRVRLAQVLDHLLDNALKYGPGTPVSVRLVADGPVARLTVRDGGIGISPEQRPRLFERYCRAVSERHYGGLGLGLYLTRTIVEAEGGRVSLDSRLGEGATFMVELPLTRS; this is translated from the coding sequence ATGGCGTCCCCCCTCCTGGACCCGAGCCGCGTCTCCACTCCTCCCGCCGGTGCCGAGGTCGCCCTGCGCGAGGAGGTGGCCCAACTGCGCCAGGAAGCCGAGCGGCTCCGCCGGCTGCTGGAGACCGCGGCGCAGGTCACCTGGTCGACGAACCCCGCCAGGGATGCGCTGGCGCCCATCTCTCCGTCATGGACGACCTTCACCGGCCAGACGGAGGAGCAGATGCGCAACCAGGGATGGCTCCTCGCCCTGCACCCGGATGACCGGGCCGGGGCCCTGGCGGCGTGGGAGCGGGCCAGGGAGGGGACGCAGCCCTTCGCCACTCGCTACCGGCTGCGCCGCGTGGACGGGGCTTACGTGTGGATGCTCGCGCGGAGCATTCCCGTGCTGGGGCCGGATGGCTCCGTGCACGAATGGGTGGGCACCTGCATCGACATCCAGGCTCAGGTCCTGGGTGAGGAGCGCGCCGCGTTCCTCGCGCGGGCCAGCGAGTTGTTCGCGTCGTCGCTGGATGCCTCCGCCACGCAGGAATCGCTGGCGTCGCTGGCGAACCTGTCGGTGTCGGCGCTCGCGGACTGGTGCATCGTGGACGTGCTGCGCGCGGACGGCCACTTCGAGCGCGTCCAGGTGGTGTCGGCGGATCCCTCCCAGGCGCCGCTCGCGGCCACCGTGCAGCGGCTGACGCCGGTGCCTCGGGAGCGGCCCGTCTATCCTCCCGCGGTGGCGCTGGCGACCGGCCGGTCCACACTTGCGACGGAGGTCACGGACGCGGTGATGCAGTCCGTGGCGCAGGACGCGGATCATCTGGAGACGATGCGGCGGGTGGGCATCCGTTCGCTGCTCACCGTGCCAATCATGGCCCGGGGCCACATCCTGGGCGCGCTGTCCTTCCTGGTCACCACCTCCAGCCGCCGGTATGGCGACGAGGACCTGCGGTTCGCCCAGGAGCTGGCGAACCTGGCCGGGCTCGCGGTGGACAACGCGCGGCTGCTCCAGGGCGCACGCGAGGCCATCCGCCTGCGCGACGAGTTCCTCTCTGTCGCGAGCCACGAGCTGAAGACGCCGCTGACGCCGCTGAGCCTGAAGCTCCAGGCGCTGTCGCGCGCGGTGAAGTCGCATCCGGACTCGCCGCTCGTGCCGATCATCGAAGCCCACGTGGAGACGGGGCACCGCCAGGTCCGCCGGCTCACGGAGCTGATGAATGACCTGCTGGACGTGTCGCGCATCAGCGCCGGCACCTTCCGCCTGCAGCGCGAGGAGGTGGACGTCGCGGAGGTGGTGCGCGAGGTGGCCGCGACGTTCGCGCCCAGGTTCGTCCTGGAGCACTGCGAGTTCCAGGTGGAAGCCCCGGAGTCGGTGCGCGGCTGCTTCGACCGGGTGCGGCTGGCGCAGGTGTTGGATCACCTGCTGGACAACGCCCTCAAGTACGGCCCCGGTACACCGGTGTCCGTGCGGCTCGTGGCGGATGGGCCCGTGGCGCGGCTCACGGTGCGCGACGGGGGTATCGGCATCTCGCCGGAGCAGCGGCCCCGCCTCTTCGAGCGCTACTGCCGCGCGGTGTCCGAGCGCCACTATGGCGGGCTGGGTTTGGGGCTCTACCTCACCCGCACCATCGTGGAGGCCGAGGGCGGGCGCGTGTCCCTGGACAGCCGCCTGGGCGAGGGCGCGACGTTCATGGTGGAGCTTCCGCTCACGCGCTCCTGA
- a CDS encoding LysR family transcriptional regulator: protein MTPLFVDPRRLETFRVVASTGQISAASRLLHLSQPAVTAQVRQLEADCGQPLLVRTARGVRLNAAGRVLFDYAQRIHGLLDEAALAIAAEETLTGELALAASTTVANAIVPGLLASFLRTHRELQVRLEVGNTREVLTWLSEGRVPLGLVEGHARAPGIRLERYLDDELVPVVSSQGPAEWSRIRTMEALREVPLLWREQGSGTRAVLDRALRKAGVRKGPRRGDLQLGSTEAIKRAVSLGLGVALLSRWSIDGELSLGRFQVLPVPGLRIPRAFSWALPVDDPSGAAGRFLRHARATPPVLLP, encoded by the coding sequence ATGACGCCCTTGTTCGTCGACCCCCGCCGGCTCGAAACCTTCCGCGTCGTCGCCTCGACGGGGCAGATCTCCGCCGCCTCCCGCCTGCTCCACCTGTCACAGCCCGCCGTCACCGCGCAGGTCCGGCAACTGGAGGCGGACTGCGGCCAACCGCTCCTCGTACGCACGGCACGCGGGGTGCGGCTGAACGCGGCGGGGCGTGTGCTCTTCGACTACGCCCAGCGCATCCATGGCCTGCTGGACGAGGCGGCGCTCGCCATCGCGGCCGAGGAGACCCTCACCGGAGAGCTGGCGCTGGCGGCGAGCACCACCGTGGCCAATGCCATCGTGCCCGGTCTGCTGGCGTCGTTCCTGCGCACGCACCGTGAGCTCCAGGTTCGTCTGGAAGTGGGCAATACGCGCGAGGTGCTGACGTGGTTGTCGGAGGGCCGGGTGCCGCTCGGGCTGGTGGAGGGCCACGCGCGGGCGCCCGGTATCCGGCTGGAGCGCTACCTGGATGACGAGCTGGTGCCGGTGGTCTCGTCACAGGGGCCGGCGGAGTGGTCGCGGATCCGCACCATGGAAGCACTGCGGGAGGTGCCGCTGCTGTGGCGCGAGCAGGGCTCCGGCACACGCGCCGTGCTGGACCGGGCCCTGCGCAAGGCAGGCGTGCGCAAGGGGCCCCGACGCGGGGACCTCCAGTTGGGCAGCACCGAGGCGATCAAACGGGCCGTGTCCCTGGGTCTGGGCGTGGCGCTGTTGTCCCGCTGGAGCATCGACGGCGAGCTGTCCCTGGGCCGCTTCCAGGTGTTACCCGTGCCAGGGCTGCGCATCCCGCGAGCGTTCTCCTGGGCCCTGCCCGTGGATGATCCGTCCGGAGCCGCGGGCCGCTTCCTGCGCCATGCCCGCGCCACGCCCCCGGTGCTGCTGCCCTGA